The following nucleotide sequence is from Vibrio fluvialis.
GCCCGATGTTTGTTGCTGGGTTCAGTTTCGAGCCGCATGAATGGCAAACAGGAAAACGGACTCAGCTCATTTATCACGCTGCGCATCAACTCAATACGCTGTTTGAGCAGTACCGCGAGGCAATGAACCAATTTGTCCGCATTCGCCCTGGTTTTACCCAACATTTGCTCGCCGACATGCTGCTTAGTTGCTTGGTGCGACTTCAACAATTGCGTCCGCATTATTCCAACGCTCAAATCCTGACTCAGGCCCGCTTGTGGCTGGATGCCTTTGAACTGCCGGAAAAACATCTGGCAAGTCTCAAGCTCGATCCCGAAACTCAACAGCTCAAACTGATACGCAGCAGTTGTTGTCTGGTTTATAAATGTCATGGCCGTTCAGTGTGTGCCGATTGCCCACGAGCCGCAGCAAATAAACAAGAACTGGCCATTGAGTTAACCCTTGTTCATTAAGTTACATATAAGATACCTATCTGATTAATAACCAAAACCCATTTGGCGTATGGCGTTCTTAGGCCTATTCTGATCTCATTCAAACGATAAGAGGAGAACGCAGATGGCAGAGAAAACAGCACTGGTCGTCGAAGGTGGAGCGATGCGCGGCATTTTTGCCAGCGGAGTGTTGGATTCCTTCATGGACTTTAACTACCGCCCTTATGATTTCGTCATGGGTGTGTCTGCCGGGGCATCCAATCTTGTCGGTTATTTATCTCATCAACCTCTGCGCAGTTATCAGGTCATTACCAATCTGGCGACCAGTAAAGATTTTTACAATCCAGGACGCTTCTTGCGCGGCGGCAGTCTGGTGGATGTACGCTGGCTGCTTGATGAAGCCAACCGTATCTATCCTGTCGATGAAGAGCGCCTGTTTTCTTCAGTACCGTTTTACGCGGCAGCGACCAACGTGGAAACGGGTAAAGCCGATTACTACCGGGTGACCAAAGATAACTTTGTGACCGCAATAGAAGCGAGTTCTGCATTGCCGTTGGTTTATAAACAGATGCCGTGTTTTTCCGGTGGTTGCTACACCGATGGCGGTATTGCGGATTCGATTCCGGTCAAAGAAGCTTACCGACGCGGAGCGCGTGATATTACGGTGATTTTGTCACATCCACTGAGTTATCAAATGGCAAAGCCCAAAAGTGAATGGATGATGAAACGACTGTTTGCACGTCATCCTCACGTGGCAAACTCCATCATTCACCGCGCTGAAAAATACAATGGCTCACTGGAATTTATTCGTCATCCGCCAAAAGACGCAACCATTCGCGTCATAGCGCCACCGGAAAACTTTGCCGTTAAACGCTTAACGATGAAAAAACCACTGCTGGATTTGGGCTATCAAATGGGCATCAAAGCTGGTCGTGATCATGTGCAAACACTAGGAGAATAGCGATGAATTTTATAGAAAAAATGATCGTTTTTGTGTGTGAAATCGATACTTACCAAGATGTTTTGGCTGGTTTAGCTAACACTTACGATGAAGAAGTTTGATACCGATCGCGGGTTGTGACACTGCCCAATTTCATTCGAGAAGAGAAAACTTGAATGTTCTCGCAATGTCTTACTCACGCTTTTGGTATCTCGGAATAACCTTTTCACAATAGAGCACGTAACCGATCACCAGGACGTGCTCATGCAACTTAAACTGACTCTCATTGCTGCGGCTCTACTCACAACGCAGCATTCGGCCGCGTTGGCCAATCCCCTTGCTTTTGTACCTGTCGCTCAGGCGAACGAATACCACGACGGCATCAACATCTATGAATACTGGCAGAGTGAAAAACTCGATGGTATTCGAGCCATCTGGAATGGCAAACAACTCCT
It contains:
- a CDS encoding siderophore ferric iron reductase, with the translated sequence MHQVSMQSQAAFESLFHYAQQITPYLDGRVGTAQGNEDVIALTRNNGEVFASLYEELKAATPEAGQAYWLTRTWGLLCWQPVYLSFLSVYTQKALPDFTRLAQYRRPMFVAGFSFEPHEWQTGKRTQLIYHAAHQLNTLFEQYREAMNQFVRIRPGFTQHLLADMLLSCLVRLQQLRPHYSNAQILTQARLWLDAFELPEKHLASLKLDPETQQLKLIRSSCCLVYKCHGRSVCADCPRAAANKQELAIELTLVH
- a CDS encoding patatin-like phospholipase family protein yields the protein MAEKTALVVEGGAMRGIFASGVLDSFMDFNYRPYDFVMGVSAGASNLVGYLSHQPLRSYQVITNLATSKDFYNPGRFLRGGSLVDVRWLLDEANRIYPVDEERLFSSVPFYAAATNVETGKADYYRVTKDNFVTAIEASSALPLVYKQMPCFSGGCYTDGGIADSIPVKEAYRRGARDITVILSHPLSYQMAKPKSEWMMKRLFARHPHVANSIIHRAEKYNGSLEFIRHPPKDATIRVIAPPENFAVKRLTMKKPLLDLGYQMGIKAGRDHVQTLGE